The proteins below are encoded in one region of Pseudomonadota bacterium:
- a CDS encoding DUF805 domain-containing protein, translating into MNWYFEVLRKYAVLNGRARRKEFWMFFLFNMIILFVLSFVRIDYIIELFHLAVMIPSIAVGVRRMQDTGHSGWWFFVPIVNLVFAVQAGQRGSNSFGPDPISSYTTSKHATEHQHTDRNIDDVKVEPETNQDVVRNTAPEKLTTEALHAQTQLAEIEEVSKELPASIASAEDGNKTKIWKEKDNRGTRQETYQEAVVFWLARNASKKLDPFILYTFDNEENARKALLDTGVVHRTGDSGKLICTETLTFGYYRRNDGKYEAILCGDDLARDLWVKTKECFLKYGGILNNEQEPIKDIRTVAQKSVTDIQKVKFLREDRTSDVGQTAIYRIHTAPDALTAKAFLEQNPISQKFFYLVVETPEGNYCRDIAGIYKE; encoded by the coding sequence ATGAACTGGTACTTCGAGGTGTTAAGAAAATATGCGGTATTAAATGGACGAGCTCGGCGCAAAGAATTTTGGATGTTCTTTCTATTCAACATGATCATCTTGTTTGTGTTAAGTTTTGTTAGAATAGACTATATCATAGAACTTTTCCATCTTGCCGTTATGATACCGTCTATCGCTGTAGGCGTTCGCAGGATGCAAGACACAGGTCATAGTGGATGGTGGTTCTTTGTACCTATAGTTAATCTGGTTTTTGCGGTTCAGGCGGGCCAGAGAGGCAGTAATAGTTTCGGACCAGACCCGATATCTTCTTACACTACATCAAAACACGCCACAGAGCATCAGCATACCGATAGGAACATTGATGATGTCAAGGTCGAGCCTGAAACAAATCAAGATGTTGTTCGGAACACAGCTCCAGAAAAACTTACAACTGAGGCGCTACACGCCCAAACCCAACTTGCTGAGATTGAGGAGGTAAGCAAGGAGCTTCCCGCTTCCATTGCTTCGGCAGAGGATGGTAATAAGACAAAAATTTGGAAAGAAAAAGATAATCGTGGCACAAGACAGGAAACCTATCAGGAAGCTGTTGTTTTTTGGCTGGCACGAAACGCTTCGAAAAAACTCGATCCCTTTATATTGTATACATTTGACAATGAAGAAAACGCTCGGAAGGCATTATTGGATACCGGCGTTGTTCACCGCACCGGGGACAGCGGCAAGCTGATTTGTACGGAAACTCTGACATTCGGATATTATCGGCGAAACGATGGCAAGTACGAGGCTATCCTTTGTGGCGATGATTTGGCTCGCGATCTCTGGGTAAAAACCAAAGAATGCTTTTTAAAATATGGCGGCATTCTTAATAATGAGCAGGAACCCATAAAAGATATCAGAACCGTTGCCCAAAAATCGGTGACAGATATACAAAAGGTTAAATTCCTTCGTGAAGACCGCACGTCTGATGTGGGTCAAACCGCAATTTACCGCATCCATACTGCTCCGGACGCATTGACGGCCAAGGCATTTCTCGAACAGAATCCCATAAGCCAGAAATTTTTTTATTTAGTGGTTGAAACTCCTGAAGGTAACTATTGTCGTGATATAGCTGGTATCTACAAGGAATAA
- a CDS encoding ribosomal protein L7/L12: MDVNAARVLNDTIEDKPASAGIDISHIHEHLQTGNKIKAIKLYREQTGAGLKEAKNAVEAIERGEMPLTETNSHGAKSKPTAADLPDFNKNDKTHVPKITQEYLTIILVESSTLGSAGPGGDSFQKAIQNMNNRDDATAIRCFEEALIKGLDPLRQGYVHANLGEMYIKTNVIEKALDEFKKVLNFKEALYESVHTAVQYLSILYRELGQPEVINVLEQLKYKTSSKINTSLSPETVERVRQLAIKNKSHLLERNAASSTPIDEGKSRKSISNNKEINKLEAKAQYYIDRKKDGKFDEVIADLAPIISKLPDKSDIRKILSSTYLDRGAANYQQGYDNKALADFEEATKVDQENWKALVNLSSLYMASYRWKEALKPLKSIMN, translated from the coding sequence ATGGACGTTAATGCGGCGCGTGTTTTGAATGATACGATTGAGGATAAACCCGCGTCTGCCGGGATTGATATCTCACACATCCATGAGCATTTGCAGACAGGCAATAAAATCAAGGCGATCAAGCTATATCGTGAGCAAACAGGAGCAGGGCTGAAGGAAGCAAAGAACGCTGTTGAAGCGATTGAGCGAGGCGAAATGCCTTTAACAGAAACTAATTCCCATGGTGCCAAATCTAAACCAACTGCCGCTGACTTACCTGATTTTAACAAAAACGATAAGACACATGTTCCCAAGATTACGCAAGAGTATTTAACCATTATTTTAGTTGAAAGCTCAACACTTGGCAGTGCCGGTCCAGGAGGAGACTCCTTTCAAAAAGCTATTCAGAATATGAACAATCGAGACGATGCCACTGCAATACGCTGTTTTGAGGAGGCGCTTATAAAAGGCCTCGATCCGTTGAGGCAGGGGTATGTGCATGCGAACCTTGGTGAAATGTATATAAAGACGAATGTCATAGAAAAGGCTTTGGATGAATTCAAGAAGGTCCTGAATTTCAAAGAGGCCCTCTATGAAAGTGTCCATACCGCAGTTCAATATCTCAGCATACTGTATCGCGAGCTCGGACAGCCGGAAGTGATCAACGTACTTGAACAACTAAAATATAAAACTTCGAGCAAAATAAATACCAGTCTCTCTCCGGAAACGGTCGAGCGTGTGCGTCAATTGGCTATTAAAAACAAATCCCATCTTCTTGAAAGAAATGCTGCTTCTTCAACACCGATAGATGAGGGTAAAAGCAGAAAAAGTATTTCAAACAATAAAGAAATCAATAAACTTGAGGCCAAAGCACAATACTATATTGACAGGAAGAAGGATGGCAAATTCGACGAAGTGATTGCAGATCTGGCGCCAATAATTTCAAAATTACCGGATAAAAGTGATATTAGGAAAATTTTATCGAGTACGTATTTGGACCGTGGAGCTGCTAATTATCAACAAGGTTATGATAATAAAGCATTGGCAGACTTTGAGGAAGCCACTAAGGTTGACCAGGAAAACTGGAAAGCCCTTGTTAACCTTTCAAGCCTTTACATGGCAAGCTATCGTTGGAAAGAAGCATTGAAGCCTTTGAAATCAATTATGAACTGA
- a CDS encoding response regulator transcription factor: MLIKVFIFEDHWMCREALVAVLGKAGNIQIVGAVEEVGEGFQRAVKLKPDVVLMDVLFHGVKLGIQATAAIKKALPETKVLVFTEFPDEDTLRNAVKAGASGFLLKKEVQDPDVIVNAIRTVHRGHAYLTPLMTEKILNVVRHAAEKDGYELTKRELEILQLINKGKNNKAIATELGIDIRTVANHVSNLLFKMDANNRTEAAAIARREGILE; encoded by the coding sequence ATGCTTATCAAAGTTTTTATTTTTGAAGACCATTGGATGTGCCGGGAAGCACTCGTTGCTGTCCTTGGCAAAGCCGGCAATATTCAGATTGTAGGCGCAGTTGAGGAAGTCGGGGAAGGATTCCAAAGAGCAGTAAAATTAAAACCGGATGTCGTGCTTATGGACGTCCTTTTCCATGGAGTAAAGCTGGGCATTCAGGCCACTGCTGCGATAAAAAAGGCGCTCCCGGAAACAAAGGTTTTGGTATTTACCGAATTTCCGGACGAAGACACGTTAAGGAATGCTGTAAAGGCAGGCGCATCAGGGTTTCTGCTTAAAAAAGAGGTGCAGGACCCTGACGTTATTGTAAACGCGATCCGCACTGTGCATCGCGGACATGCGTATCTGACCCCCCTCATGACCGAAAAAATTCTTAATGTGGTGCGACATGCAGCAGAAAAGGACGGCTATGAATTGACTAAAAGAGAGCTGGAAATATTGCAATTGATAAACAAAGGAAAAAACAACAAAGCAATCGCAACAGAGCTTGGAATCGACATAAGAACCGTTGCCAACCATGTAAGCAATCTGCTTTTCAAGATGGATGCAAATAATCGCACCGAGGCAGCTGCGATTGCAAGACGTGAGGGGATTTTGGAGTGA
- a CDS encoding ankyrin repeat domain-containing protein, which translates to MIKPVDVSVKMSNGETLLILASRQGNLEIVKSLLENGARVNDISNEKVSPLYVASENGHKDIAELLMNSPWGDESNVLSCTESALREKYNHISAKT; encoded by the coding sequence ATGATCAAGCCTGTAGATGTCTCAGTAAAAATGTCAAATGGGGAGACACTTTTAATTCTTGCCTCCCGGCAGGGGAATCTGGAAATAGTGAAATCGTTACTGGAGAATGGCGCAAGAGTAAATGATATCAGCAACGAAAAGGTTTCCCCGCTGTATGTGGCATCAGAGAATGGACACAAGGACATTGCAGAGCTGCTTATGAATTCCCCTTGGGGTGATGAATCTAACGTATTGTCCTGCACTGAGAGTGCCTTGCGGGAAAAGTATAATCATATTTCAGCAAAGACATGA
- a CDS encoding tetratricopeptide repeat protein has translation MLGRYEEALSDFNKALELYPRNSIALMNIGGICEERGQDKEAAEYYTSAIQITPLYIIPYSKRAYLFAKEKNYIAAIEDYEKALSIDLSQIPKDACVDYTLSKTELDRIYPPIFHDCGISYLKIGNYLKGKEYLQRFLKIASPYHLDKIGQVTQVLAWIDIQLGIC, from the coding sequence ATGCTTGGGCGATATGAGGAAGCTTTATCGGATTTTAATAAGGCTTTGGAGTTATATCCCCGAAATTCAATTGCTCTTATGAATATCGGCGGCATTTGCGAGGAACGCGGGCAAGACAAAGAAGCGGCCGAGTACTACACCAGTGCGATTCAAATAACGCCTTTGTATATCATACCCTATTCCAAACGTGCCTATCTTTTCGCAAAAGAGAAGAATTATATAGCGGCCATAGAGGATTATGAAAAGGCGCTCAGTATTGATCTGTCGCAGATTCCCAAAGATGCCTGTGTTGACTACACCCTTTCAAAGACCGAACTGGATCGTATTTACCCGCCTATTTTCCATGACTGCGGAATAAGCTACCTGAAAATCGGCAACTATCTGAAAGGCAAAGAATATTTACAACGTTTTCTTAAAATAGCCTCGCCCTACCATCTCGATAAAATCGGGCAGGTAACCCAGGTGCTTGCCTGGATAGATATTCAGCTTGGAATTTGTTAG